A stretch of Stenotrophomonas indicatrix DNA encodes these proteins:
- a CDS encoding HlyC/CorC family transporter, translating into MSEDDSSSSFVEHSEKKRGWLERLTSAFSGEPHTRDELVAVLHTAQEEGLIAADTLKMMEGAISVAELTVGDVMISRSQMVSLPVEAPFLELMKQVVESGHSRFPVHGENKDDILGVLLAKDLLRGVVADNGPGNVRELLRPAVLIPEAKKLNVLLKEFRLSRNHMAIVVDEYGGVAGLVTIEDVLEQIVGEIDDEHDEAEDFSAQIAIQADGQYVVDALTPIGDFNERFGATFSDEDYDTIGGLVTEAVGHLPEVGDELALDRFMFRVARADARRVQAFHVTVLAPDAQDDA; encoded by the coding sequence ATGTCAGAAGACGACAGTAGTAGCTCCTTCGTGGAGCACAGTGAAAAGAAGCGCGGCTGGCTTGAACGCCTGACGTCTGCTTTTTCCGGCGAACCCCACACCCGCGACGAGCTGGTCGCTGTCCTGCACACCGCGCAGGAAGAAGGGTTGATCGCCGCAGATACCCTGAAGATGATGGAAGGTGCCATTTCGGTGGCCGAGCTGACCGTGGGCGACGTGATGATCTCGCGTTCGCAGATGGTCTCGCTGCCGGTGGAGGCGCCCTTCCTGGAGCTGATGAAGCAGGTGGTCGAGTCCGGCCATTCGCGCTTCCCGGTGCATGGCGAGAACAAGGACGACATCCTCGGCGTGTTGCTGGCCAAGGACCTGCTGCGCGGCGTGGTTGCCGACAACGGTCCGGGCAACGTGCGTGAGCTGCTGCGCCCGGCGGTGCTGATTCCGGAAGCGAAGAAGCTCAACGTGCTGCTGAAGGAATTCCGCCTGTCGCGCAACCACATGGCGATCGTGGTGGACGAGTACGGCGGTGTCGCCGGCCTGGTCACCATCGAGGACGTGCTGGAGCAGATCGTCGGCGAGATCGACGACGAGCACGACGAAGCCGAGGATTTCTCGGCGCAGATCGCCATCCAGGCCGATGGCCAGTACGTGGTGGATGCGCTCACGCCGATCGGCGATTTCAACGAACGCTTCGGTGCCACCTTCTCCGATGAGGACTACGACACCATCGGTGGCCTGGTGACCGAAGCGGTGGGTCATCTGCCGGAAGTCGGTGACGAACTGGCGCTGGACCGCTTCATGTTCCGTGTAGCCCGCGCCGATGCGCGCCGGGTCCAGGCCTTCCATGTAACGGTGCTGGCACCGGACGCGCAGGACGACGCTTGA
- a CDS encoding ABC transporter ATP-binding protein, translating into MRARGLSRRFGDLLAVDNVDLQVPRGQVYGFLGPNGSGKSTTIRMLCGLLEPSSGEIDVLGLAIPAQAEALRRRIGYMTQRFSLYEDLSVRENLEFLAAIQDLPRAQARQRVDALLLQYRLQDRQVQLAGTLSGGQKQRLALAGAVIHAPELLFLDEPTSAVDPESRRDFWEALFELADAGTTVLVSTHYMDEAERCHRLAILDRGALVADGTPAELCAQLQGRTLAVTTAQPRQASRALAALPGVLSVAQIGTELRVLCSEGAADTRVLAQALADADPQASIEPVAPNLEDVFVAATRGRGREPAA; encoded by the coding sequence GTGCGTGCGCGGGGCCTGAGCCGCCGTTTCGGCGACCTGCTGGCGGTGGACAACGTCGATCTGCAGGTGCCGCGTGGGCAGGTATACGGCTTCCTAGGCCCGAACGGCTCGGGCAAATCGACCACCATCCGCATGCTGTGCGGGCTGCTTGAGCCGAGCTCGGGCGAGATCGACGTGCTGGGCCTGGCGATCCCGGCGCAGGCCGAGGCGTTGCGCCGCCGCATCGGCTACATGACCCAGCGTTTTTCGTTGTACGAAGACCTGTCGGTGCGGGAGAACCTGGAATTTCTTGCCGCCATCCAGGATCTGCCACGCGCGCAGGCGCGGCAACGGGTCGATGCGCTGCTGCTGCAGTATCGCCTGCAGGACCGCCAGGTGCAGTTGGCCGGCACCCTCAGTGGTGGGCAGAAGCAGCGGCTGGCGCTGGCCGGTGCGGTGATCCATGCGCCGGAACTGCTGTTCCTGGATGAGCCGACCAGTGCGGTCGATCCCGAGTCGCGTCGCGATTTCTGGGAGGCGCTGTTCGAACTCGCCGATGCCGGCACCACGGTGCTGGTGTCCACCCATTACATGGACGAGGCCGAACGCTGCCACCGGCTGGCGATCCTTGATCGCGGTGCCCTGGTAGCCGATGGCACGCCGGCCGAACTGTGCGCGCAGCTGCAGGGTCGCACCCTGGCCGTCACCACCGCGCAACCCCGGCAGGCCAGCCGCGCGCTGGCGGCGCTGCCGGGCGTGCTCAGCGTGGCGCAGATCGGCACCGAACTGCGCGTGCTGTGCAGCGAGGGCGCGGCCGATACCCGCGTGTTGGCGCAGGCCCTTGCCGACGCCGATCCGCAGGCCAGCATCGAACCGGTGGCGCCCAACCTGGAAGACGTCTTCGTTGCCGCCACCCGTGGCCGTGGTCGGGAGCCGGCGGCATGA
- the ybeY gene encoding rRNA maturation RNase YbeY has translation MTRGPVRLDVAVNYALPRAGLPSAVSFRKWVAAALKGRIREADLAIRVVDSKEGQSLNRHYRGKDYATNVLSFPADVPEGLPKGVKFPLLGDLVICAPVVAREAEEQGKVLNAHYAHLTVHGVLHLLGWDHEDDKEAEAMEQLEREILAELGIDDPYAGER, from the coding sequence ATGACCCGTGGTCCCGTACGACTGGATGTCGCCGTCAACTACGCCCTGCCCCGTGCCGGGCTGCCCTCTGCCGTCAGCTTCCGCAAGTGGGTGGCGGCTGCGCTGAAGGGCCGCATCCGCGAGGCCGACCTGGCCATCCGCGTGGTCGACAGCAAGGAAGGCCAGTCGTTGAACCGGCACTACCGGGGCAAGGACTACGCCACCAACGTGCTGAGCTTCCCGGCCGACGTGCCGGAGGGCCTGCCCAAGGGCGTCAAGTTCCCGCTGCTGGGCGACCTGGTGATCTGCGCACCGGTGGTGGCGCGTGAAGCCGAGGAGCAGGGCAAAGTGCTCAACGCCCACTACGCGCACCTGACCGTGCACGGCGTGCTGCACCTGCTTGGCTGGGACCACGAGGACGACAAGGAAGCCGAGGCGATGGAACAGCTGGAGCGCGAAATCCTGGCCGAGCTCGGCATCGACGACCCGTACGCGGGCGAGCGCTGA
- a CDS encoding lytic transglycosylase domain-containing protein has translation MKGRLGITAIIIAALTAAPASAGTLYKCLGADGVTSYVSKRVAGAQCSTISYTRSAGRAARAPVATPVPAPLPAPAAPAAVVASAERNPVAVAAAAASPAVAATPAPATTSTPASPRGGRMVSGQVYSYMQDGVRHYTSARPTQVANLGPVRTIRYSFMERCYACGVNPRVDFGSVRLNTTAFQSEITSAAREFGVEEAVVRAIIHAESAYNPTALSRAGAQGLMQLMPPTAARFGVSDSYDAGQNIRGGVQYLAWLLKRFNGDLTLAAAGYNAGEGAVDRHRGVPPYSETQYYVRRVGQLAERYRTVLSKQ, from the coding sequence ATGAAGGGGAGACTGGGGATAACGGCGATCATCATCGCTGCGCTGACCGCTGCGCCGGCCAGCGCCGGTACCCTGTACAAGTGCCTCGGCGCCGACGGTGTCACCAGCTATGTCAGCAAGCGGGTGGCCGGTGCCCAATGCAGCACCATCAGCTACACCCGCAGCGCGGGCAGGGCAGCGCGCGCTCCCGTTGCCACGCCGGTGCCGGCGCCGCTACCAGCACCTGCGGCACCTGCTGCAGTGGTGGCCAGCGCCGAGCGTAATCCGGTCGCGGTCGCCGCCGCTGCGGCCAGTCCCGCTGTCGCAGCGACCCCGGCACCCGCAACGACCTCTACGCCGGCCAGTCCACGCGGCGGCAGGATGGTCAGCGGACAGGTCTATTCGTACATGCAGGACGGGGTGCGCCACTACACCAGCGCACGCCCGACCCAGGTCGCCAACCTCGGCCCGGTGCGGACCATCCGCTACAGCTTCATGGAGCGCTGTTACGCCTGTGGGGTCAATCCGCGCGTCGATTTCGGCAGCGTGCGCCTGAACACCACGGCCTTCCAGAGCGAGATCACCTCGGCGGCACGCGAATTCGGGGTGGAAGAGGCCGTGGTACGCGCGATCATCCATGCCGAGTCGGCCTACAACCCGACCGCACTCAGCCGTGCCGGCGCCCAGGGCCTGATGCAGCTGATGCCGCCCACCGCCGCGCGTTTCGGCGTCAGCGATTCCTACGACGCGGGGCAGAACATCCGTGGCGGTGTGCAGTATCTGGCGTGGCTGTTGAAGCGTTTCAATGGAGACCTGACCCTGGCCGCTGCCGGCTACAACGCGGGCGAGGGCGCGGTCGATCGCCATCGCGGCGTGCCGCCCTACAGCGAGACCCAGTATTACGTGCGCCGGGTCGGCCAGCTGGCCGAGCGCTATCGCACGGTGCTGAGCAAGCAGTAG
- a CDS encoding glutathione S-transferase family protein produces MTSRQITLYHAARSRSSGAVALLEALGADYRMQVLDLKAGANLAPAYLAINPMGKVPAIVHNGALVTEQVAIYLYLADLYPEAGLAPPIGDALRGPYLRWMAFYGACFEPAMIDKAMHREPPPRLMSPYNDADTVLQVIEAQLAQGPYLLGEVMSAADVLWGNALAWTSAFGLVQPAPATAAYIDRMSAMTAFDRSRQIDAELIAA; encoded by the coding sequence ATGACGTCACGCCAGATCACCCTCTACCACGCCGCCCGTTCACGCTCGAGCGGCGCTGTCGCCCTGCTCGAAGCGCTGGGCGCCGACTACCGCATGCAGGTGCTGGACCTGAAGGCCGGTGCCAACCTGGCCCCGGCCTATCTGGCTATCAACCCGATGGGCAAGGTGCCGGCCATCGTCCACAACGGCGCCCTGGTGACCGAGCAGGTGGCGATCTATCTGTACCTGGCCGACCTGTATCCGGAAGCCGGGCTGGCACCGCCGATCGGCGACGCCCTGCGCGGCCCTTACCTGCGCTGGATGGCCTTCTATGGCGCCTGTTTCGAGCCGGCGATGATCGACAAGGCCATGCATCGCGAGCCGCCGCCGCGCCTGATGTCGCCCTACAACGATGCTGATACGGTGCTGCAGGTGATCGAAGCGCAGCTGGCGCAGGGACCGTACCTGCTGGGCGAGGTGATGAGTGCGGCCGACGTGCTGTGGGGCAATGCGCTGGCATGGACCAGTGCGTTCGGCCTGGTGCAGCCAGCACCGGCGACGGCCGCCTATATCGATCGGATGAGCGCGATGACCGCGTTTGATCGTTCGCGGCAGATCGATGCGGAGCTGATCGCGGCGTAA
- a CDS encoding ABC transporter permease: MSLRRLWAIMLKELRQLRRDRITLAMIIGIPVMQLLLFGYAINLNLRHLDAGIADQANSAASRALVQDMVATGVIAPRAQAYTPDQLMEALRRGRISVGIVIPADFERRRYEGREAVQVLVDGSDTVVQSAAIQLAQVPLDTRPTSNTRPLREGSIASGPVSVISFYNPQRRSAVNIVPGLIGVILTMTLVMFTAVAVVRERERGNMELLIATPVSRSELMVGKVLPYAAIGLLQTTLVLLLGTWLFEVPIRGSLLDVYLAAVLLVLANLALGLLISTRARSQFQAMQMTLFLFLPSILLSGFMFPFAGMPRPVQWLAEVLPLTHFLRLVRGIMLRGASLWELWPDALALLVFIVAMMTLAILRFRKRLD; this comes from the coding sequence ATGAGCCTGCGACGGCTGTGGGCGATCATGCTCAAGGAGCTGCGCCAGCTGCGCCGCGACCGGATCACCCTGGCGATGATCATCGGCATCCCGGTGATGCAGCTGCTGCTGTTCGGCTATGCGATCAACCTCAACCTGCGGCACCTGGATGCCGGCATCGCCGACCAGGCCAACAGTGCGGCTTCTCGCGCCCTGGTGCAGGACATGGTTGCCACCGGTGTGATCGCCCCGCGCGCACAGGCCTATACGCCCGACCAGCTGATGGAGGCGTTGCGACGGGGCCGGATCAGCGTGGGCATCGTGATTCCCGCCGATTTCGAACGACGCCGCTACGAAGGCCGCGAAGCGGTGCAGGTGCTGGTCGACGGCAGCGATACGGTGGTGCAAAGCGCGGCGATCCAGTTGGCGCAGGTACCGCTGGACACGCGGCCGACCAGCAACACGCGGCCGCTGCGCGAAGGCAGCATCGCCAGCGGGCCGGTGAGTGTCATCAGCTTCTATAACCCGCAACGACGGTCAGCGGTGAACATCGTGCCTGGCCTGATCGGGGTGATCCTGACCATGACCTTGGTGATGTTCACTGCAGTGGCGGTGGTACGCGAGCGCGAACGCGGCAACATGGAGCTGCTGATCGCCACGCCGGTATCGCGCAGCGAACTGATGGTGGGCAAGGTATTGCCCTACGCGGCGATCGGTCTGCTGCAGACCACCCTGGTGCTGCTGCTGGGCACGTGGTTGTTCGAGGTCCCGATCCGCGGCAGCCTGCTGGATGTCTATCTGGCCGCCGTGCTGCTGGTGCTGGCCAACCTGGCGCTGGGCCTGTTGATTTCAACCCGGGCGCGTTCGCAGTTCCAGGCCATGCAGATGACCCTGTTCCTGTTCCTGCCCTCCATCCTGCTGTCGGGCTTCATGTTCCCGTTCGCCGGCATGCCCCGGCCGGTGCAGTGGCTGGCTGAAGTATTGCCGCTGACCCATTTCCTGCGCCTGGTACGCGGCATCATGCTGCGCGGTGCTTCGCTGTGGGAGCTGTGGCCGGACGCGCTGGCGCTGCTGGTGTTCATCGTGGCGATGATGACCCTGGCCATCCTGCGCTTCCGCAAACGCCTGGATTGA
- a CDS encoding PhoH family protein — protein MKSIEHRDFTLSPEDNAQLANLCGPFDGHLRQIELKLGVEIANRGFVFRISGPAEASAEAQKLIEALYEEAAETTFDNHAIHLRLNAANIEQIADRSYEAQDVAIKVKRGTVRGRGSNQSRYLHQIVSHDINFGIGPAGTGKTFLAVASAVEALNESRVQRLILVRPAVEAGEKLGFLPGDLSQKVDPYLRPLYDALYEMLGVEKVLKLLEKNVIEIAPLAYMRGRTLNDAFVILDEAQNTTIEQMKMFLTRLGFGSTAVVTGDLTQTDLPKHVKSGLRDAIDVLRDVEGVSFTFFEARDVVRHPLVARIVSAYDRRDLHEIQPGATP, from the coding sequence ATGAAAAGCATCGAGCATCGAGACTTCACCCTGTCGCCGGAAGACAACGCGCAGCTGGCCAACCTGTGCGGCCCGTTCGACGGCCACCTTCGCCAGATCGAACTGAAGCTTGGCGTGGAAATCGCCAACCGCGGCTTCGTGTTCCGCATCAGCGGCCCGGCCGAGGCCAGCGCCGAGGCGCAGAAACTGATCGAGGCGCTGTACGAAGAAGCCGCAGAGACCACCTTCGACAACCACGCCATTCACCTGCGGCTGAACGCGGCCAACATCGAACAGATCGCCGACCGCTCCTATGAAGCGCAGGACGTGGCGATCAAGGTCAAGCGCGGAACCGTGCGCGGGCGGGGTTCCAACCAGAGCCGCTACCTGCACCAGATCGTCAGCCACGACATCAACTTCGGCATCGGCCCGGCCGGTACCGGCAAGACCTTCCTGGCCGTTGCCAGCGCGGTGGAAGCACTGAACGAATCGCGCGTACAGCGCCTGATCCTGGTGCGTCCGGCGGTCGAGGCCGGCGAGAAGCTGGGCTTCCTGCCCGGCGACCTGAGCCAGAAGGTCGACCCGTACCTGCGCCCACTGTACGACGCCCTGTATGAAATGCTGGGCGTGGAAAAGGTGCTCAAGCTGCTGGAAAAGAACGTCATCGAGATCGCGCCGCTGGCCTACATGCGCGGCCGCACGCTCAACGATGCGTTCGTGATCCTGGACGAAGCGCAGAACACCACCATCGAACAGATGAAGATGTTCCTGACCCGTCTGGGCTTCGGTTCCACCGCCGTGGTCACCGGCGACCTGACCCAGACCGACCTGCCCAAGCATGTGAAGTCCGGCCTGCGCGATGCGATCGACGTGCTGCGCGACGTGGAGGGCGTCAGCTTCACCTTCTTCGAAGCCCGCGACGTGGTCCGCCACCCGCTGGTGGCGCGCATCGTCAGTGCCTACGACCGCCGCGACCTGCATGAGATCCAACCTGGAGCGACTCCATGA
- a CDS encoding HlyD family secretion protein, with product MAVGTWVRRMGLLGSCLLAGCGEAPPAALGTLEWDRISVPAPAAEVISTVDVREGQAVKAGALLMRLDPVRGAAQLDAAQAETARAQAQLEELQVGPRAEQIAQAQAQLTALRAQAAEATAYYRRVQPLARQRLVAAADLDRARAAADNAVASVRAAEQAWLQLQRGNRREDIAQGQAASRATQAQEVVQAVNLQKLQLRAPRDGVVDALPYRQGDQAPIGAPLVVMLVGERPYARVYLPQPLRLQVKVGQAALVQLDGANTVLKAHVRSIRSEPSFTPYYALTGDDVSRLSYLAEIEIDDSADMQALPAGLPVQVRF from the coding sequence ATGGCCGTGGGCACGTGGGTGCGCAGGATGGGGTTGCTGGGCAGCTGCCTGCTGGCGGGGTGCGGCGAAGCACCACCAGCAGCACTGGGTACGCTTGAATGGGACCGGATCAGCGTGCCCGCACCGGCGGCTGAAGTGATCAGTACCGTTGACGTGCGCGAGGGGCAGGCGGTCAAGGCGGGCGCGCTGCTGATGCGCCTGGACCCTGTCCGTGGCGCAGCCCAGCTCGACGCCGCACAGGCCGAAACGGCCCGCGCGCAGGCACAGCTCGAGGAACTGCAGGTGGGCCCGCGTGCGGAGCAGATCGCCCAGGCGCAGGCACAGCTCACCGCGCTGCGCGCGCAGGCGGCGGAAGCCACCGCTTACTACCGCCGGGTGCAACCGCTGGCCCGTCAGCGGTTGGTGGCTGCCGCTGATCTGGACCGGGCCCGCGCGGCCGCCGACAACGCCGTGGCCAGCGTGCGTGCTGCCGAACAGGCGTGGCTGCAGCTGCAGCGCGGCAACCGTCGTGAGGACATCGCCCAGGGCCAGGCCGCCTCCAGGGCGACACAGGCACAGGAGGTCGTGCAGGCCGTCAACCTGCAGAAGCTGCAGCTGCGCGCGCCGCGCGATGGCGTGGTCGATGCGTTGCCCTACAGGCAAGGCGACCAGGCACCGATCGGTGCACCGTTGGTGGTGATGCTGGTGGGCGAACGGCCGTATGCGCGCGTATACCTGCCGCAGCCGTTGCGCCTGCAGGTGAAGGTCGGGCAGGCCGCGCTGGTGCAGCTGGACGGCGCCAACACCGTACTGAAAGCGCATGTGCGGTCGATCCGCAGCGAACCTTCCTTTACCCCCTATTACGCGTTGACTGGTGATGACGTCTCGCGGTTGAGCTACCTGGCCGAGATCGAGATCGACGACAGTGCCGACATGCAGGCGCTGCCCGCCGGGTTGCCGGTGCAGGTGCGCTTCTGA
- a CDS encoding DUF4105 domain-containing protein yields MKHRGLILTVWLALCVLATTLPLTAFAQAAPPAVSTASDAPAPRVGVVTMQPGTVFFERFGHDAIVVLDPVSGEAISYNFGYFDPSEQDFIGRFVRGDMMYYLVALPLQQDLSYYDETGRGASVQWLDITPDQARSLAADLAERAKPENARYHYDYYTANCATMVRDTLDKALGGGLHSQLSGRSRGNTYRSESVRLASPAPWMWLGFDIGLGPFADQPLSRWQEAFVPMRLADALRQARNSDGRPLVQSEQELLPHRIDPEPKEFARHWWSWLLCGLVIAVGVLALRRRTRLLAGLALPLWLLCTIAGGLLVFLWGFSTHYAAWANRNLLLLSPLCVLLLPGAISLLRRRVPGRMFRIVLWLVAVQAVAALVLHWLSLQAQYNVQWIVLLLPVHAALAWVLGRRPHLSETQH; encoded by the coding sequence TTGAAGCACCGTGGCCTGATCCTGACGGTGTGGCTGGCACTGTGCGTGCTGGCCACGACCCTGCCACTGACCGCGTTCGCGCAGGCGGCGCCACCGGCCGTTTCGACGGCCAGTGATGCCCCTGCCCCGCGCGTTGGTGTGGTCACCATGCAGCCCGGCACCGTGTTCTTCGAGCGCTTCGGCCACGATGCCATCGTCGTGCTGGACCCGGTGAGCGGCGAGGCGATCTCGTACAACTTCGGCTACTTCGATCCGTCCGAACAGGATTTCATCGGCCGCTTCGTGCGTGGCGACATGATGTATTACCTGGTGGCGCTGCCACTGCAGCAGGACCTGTCGTACTACGATGAGACCGGCCGCGGAGCCAGCGTGCAGTGGCTGGATATCACCCCTGACCAGGCACGCTCGCTGGCCGCCGACCTGGCCGAACGGGCCAAGCCGGAAAACGCGCGCTACCACTACGATTACTACACCGCCAACTGCGCGACGATGGTGCGCGACACGCTGGACAAGGCACTGGGCGGCGGGCTGCATTCACAGCTGTCGGGCCGTTCGCGTGGCAACACCTATCGCAGCGAGTCGGTACGGCTGGCGTCCCCGGCCCCGTGGATGTGGCTGGGCTTCGATATCGGCCTGGGTCCGTTTGCCGACCAGCCGCTGTCGCGCTGGCAGGAAGCCTTCGTGCCGATGCGCCTGGCCGATGCCCTGCGGCAGGCCCGCAACAGCGACGGCCGCCCGCTGGTGCAGTCCGAGCAGGAACTGCTGCCGCACCGCATCGATCCCGAACCGAAGGAATTCGCGCGCCACTGGTGGTCGTGGCTGCTGTGTGGCCTGGTGATTGCGGTCGGCGTGCTGGCGCTGCGCAGGCGTACGCGCCTGCTGGCCGGCCTGGCCTTGCCGCTTTGGCTGCTGTGCACCATCGCCGGTGGCCTGCTGGTGTTCCTGTGGGGCTTCAGCACGCACTACGCTGCCTGGGCCAACCGCAACCTGCTGCTGCTGTCGCCGCTGTGCGTGCTGCTGTTGCCGGGGGCGATCAGCCTGCTGCGGCGGCGCGTGCCCGGCCGCATGTTCAGGATCGTGCTGTGGCTGGTGGCGGTGCAGGCCGTGGCTGCCCTGGTGCTGCACTGGCTGAGCCTGCAGGCGCAGTACAACGTGCAGTGGATCGTGCTGCTGCTGCCGGTCCACGCGGCGCTGGCCTGGGTGCTGGGGCGCCGTCCTCACTTGTCGGAAACGCAGCACTGA
- a CDS encoding helix-turn-helix transcriptional regulator yields MRHTAHRLLRLISLLQARRHWSGAELAERMGVDRRSIRRDVERLRELGYPVQASAGVGGGYRLGAGAPVLPMLLDEEEATTLAIALRAASATVSGIDDTARGLLSKLDPLVPARRRQQAGEVHAATATLSDLPSTDARLLGRLAQHCRQAARLAFEYRSAQDAVTQREVEAQHLVNYGRRWYLLAWDLGRQDWRTLRVDRMGAVRSLPEPGLHRRTPAPPDVMVRQAVSQAPFALQAVLRLAGSEAELTGRIPPWCGVLEADGPAHCLLRMGAESRGMMLAQILSLDRLPVAMWTMPAELREELAQRLAGLGQVLAVPAVTV; encoded by the coding sequence ATGCGCCATACCGCCCATCGCCTGCTTCGCCTGATTTCCCTGCTGCAGGCCCGCCGTCACTGGTCCGGCGCCGAGCTGGCCGAGCGCATGGGCGTGGATCGGCGCAGCATCCGTCGCGATGTCGAGCGCCTGCGTGAGCTGGGGTATCCGGTACAGGCCTCGGCCGGTGTAGGTGGCGGCTACCGGCTGGGCGCCGGTGCGCCGGTGCTGCCGATGCTGCTGGATGAGGAGGAGGCCACCACACTGGCGATTGCCCTGCGCGCGGCGTCGGCCACGGTGTCCGGCATCGACGACACCGCCCGCGGCCTGCTGTCCAAGCTCGACCCGCTGGTGCCGGCGCGTCGCCGCCAGCAGGCCGGCGAAGTACATGCCGCCACCGCAACCCTGTCCGACCTGCCGTCCACCGACGCGCGCCTGCTCGGGCGACTGGCCCAGCATTGCCGGCAGGCCGCGCGGCTGGCCTTCGAATACCGCAGCGCGCAGGACGCGGTGACGCAACGCGAAGTCGAGGCCCAGCACCTGGTCAACTACGGACGGCGCTGGTATCTGCTGGCCTGGGACCTGGGGCGGCAGGACTGGCGCACGCTGCGCGTGGACCGGATGGGCGCAGTGCGTTCGCTGCCAGAGCCTGGCCTGCATCGGCGCACTCCGGCGCCGCCGGATGTGATGGTGCGGCAGGCGGTCAGCCAGGCGCCGTTCGCGCTGCAGGCCGTCCTGCGCCTGGCCGGCAGCGAAGCGGAGCTGACCGGGCGCATTCCGCCCTGGTGCGGCGTGCTGGAGGCCGACGGGCCAGCGCATTGCCTGTTGCGGATGGGCGCGGAGAGCCGCGGCATGATGCTGGCGCAGATCCTCAGCCTGGATCGCCTGCCGGTGGCGATGTGGACCATGCCGGCCGAGCTGCGCGAGGAGCTGGCCCAGCGCCTGGCCGGGCTTGGCCAGGTCCTGGCCGTGCCCGCCGTCACGGTCTGA
- the miaB gene encoding tRNA (N6-isopentenyl adenosine(37)-C2)-methylthiotransferase MiaB, producing the protein MTGTPDVFPPAAQGGTPLVALPSGPRKPDHVKGKLYIKTHGCQMNEYDSAKMADVLAASDGLELTDRPEDADVILVNTCSIREKAQEKVFSQLGIWKSLKNQGREVIIGVGGCVASQEGEAIIKRAPFVDLVFGPQTLHRLPELIRARRDQQRPQVDISFPEIEKFDRMPEPRADGASAFVSIMEGCSKYCSFCVVPYTRGTEVSRPFEDVVVEVAQLAAQGVREINLLGQNVNAYRGPYGDGELADLGLLIRTIAEIDGIGRIRFTTSHPLEFSDSLIDAFRDVPQLANFLHLPVQAGSDRVLSAMKRGYTALEFKSKIRKLRAVRPDISISSDFIVGFPGETDADFEKTMKLIEDIGFDHSFSFIYSRRPGTPAADLEDTISDAEKHARLSRLQERINAHAAQISEKMVGSVQTVLVEGPSRKNPNELTGKTENMRSVNFPAHPRLIGQFVDVVITEAMTNSLRGRVVTE; encoded by the coding sequence ATGACCGGGACGCCAGACGTCTTTCCGCCCGCCGCCCAGGGCGGCACTCCGCTCGTTGCCCTGCCCTCTGGTCCGCGCAAGCCCGACCACGTGAAGGGCAAGCTGTACATCAAGACCCACGGTTGCCAGATGAACGAGTACGACTCGGCCAAGATGGCCGACGTGCTCGCCGCCAGCGATGGCCTGGAACTGACCGATCGCCCGGAAGACGCCGACGTCATCCTGGTCAATACCTGCTCGATCCGCGAAAAGGCGCAGGAGAAGGTGTTCAGCCAGCTGGGCATCTGGAAGAGCCTGAAGAACCAGGGCCGCGAGGTCATCATCGGCGTAGGCGGTTGCGTGGCGTCGCAGGAAGGCGAGGCGATCATCAAGCGTGCGCCGTTCGTCGACCTGGTGTTCGGCCCGCAGACACTGCATCGCCTGCCGGAACTGATCCGCGCCCGTCGCGATCAGCAGCGCCCGCAGGTGGACATCAGCTTCCCGGAAATCGAGAAGTTCGATCGCATGCCCGAACCGCGTGCCGATGGCGCGTCGGCGTTCGTGTCGATCATGGAAGGCTGCTCCAAGTACTGTTCGTTCTGCGTGGTGCCCTACACGCGTGGTACCGAAGTCAGCCGCCCGTTCGAAGACGTTGTGGTGGAAGTGGCACAGCTTGCGGCACAGGGCGTGCGCGAGATCAATCTGCTCGGCCAGAACGTCAACGCCTACCGTGGCCCCTATGGTGATGGCGAGCTCGCCGACCTCGGCCTGCTGATCCGCACCATCGCCGAGATCGACGGCATCGGTCGCATCCGCTTCACCACCTCGCATCCGCTGGAGTTCAGCGATTCGTTGATCGACGCGTTCCGCGACGTGCCGCAGCTGGCCAACTTCCTGCACCTGCCGGTGCAGGCAGGCAGCGACCGCGTGCTGTCAGCGATGAAGCGCGGTTATACCGCACTGGAATTCAAGTCGAAGATCCGCAAGCTGCGTGCGGTGCGCCCCGATATCTCGATCAGTTCGGACTTCATCGTCGGTTTTCCCGGCGAGACGGATGCTGATTTCGAGAAGACCATGAAGCTGATCGAGGATATCGGCTTCGACCACAGCTTCTCCTTCATCTATTCGCGTCGCCCGGGCACGCCGGCTGCAGACCTGGAAGACACGATCAGCGACGCGGAAAAGCATGCGCGCCTGTCGCGGCTGCAGGAACGGATCAACGCGCATGCCGCGCAGATCTCCGAAAAGATGGTCGGCAGCGTACAGACCGTGCTGGTGGAAGGCCCTTCGCGCAAGAACCCGAACGAACTGACCGGCAAGACCGAGAACATGCGTTCGGTGAACTTCCCGGCGCACCCGCGCCTGATCGGCCAGTTCGTGGACGTGGTGATCACCGAAGCGATGACCAACTCGCTGCGCGGGCGCGTGGTGACGGAATAA